The sequence TCTATCACGAGAATTAGAAATGCATGTATGGTGAAACGTGATTTTACTATTTTGCAATATTCCAAATTATTGGTAAATCTTCTTAATCTCCTCAAAACTGAAGGCTATATAGAAGGTTTTGAAATTTTTGAAGAAAGAAAGGGAGTAAGATTTATAAAAGTTACTTTAAAGTACTATCACTCTCAAAGCGTCATCAAGAAAATTGGAGTAGTTTCTAGGCCCGGCTGTAAAGTGTATACTGGCGCAGATAGAATACCTAGGTACATGGACGGTTTAGGCACGGTAATACTCTCTACTCCAAAGGGACTTCTTCCAGATCGTGAGGCACGAGAAA is a genomic window of Candidatus Fokinia solitaria containing:
- the rpsH gene encoding 30S ribosomal protein S8 — protein: MSLNSIFCDSITRIRNACMVKRDFTILQYSKLLVNLLNLLKTEGYIEGFEIFEERKGVRFIKVTLKYYHSQSVIKKIGVVSRPGCKVYTGADRIPRYMDGLGTVILSTPKGLLPDREAREMKVGGEVLAVVL